Genomic window (Amaranthus tricolor cultivar Red isolate AtriRed21 chromosome 7, ASM2621246v1, whole genome shotgun sequence):
atcatttcaCTGACAGAGAGTCTTTTACAAGACCAGCTCCCAAAATTAATGACACATAGatcaaagggaaaaaaaaacaaataatccaAGTCTACCAAATAAACACCAAAATACCCAACAACATACACACACACCCAAATTGGCCATTACTATTCCTTGTACCTTTAGACTTAAGTACAACCCCTTTATTATGTTTCCCGTTCACTAAACTTCCATGATCATCAACCTCCAAGTTAGCTCCTACAACAAGATGTGATTTCTTCTTCCAAATTGAGCTCTTATACCTCACCATTGTTACAAGCTCCACCCTAAACATCAATGGTGGCTTAACATGATTCCATTTAACGACTTTAGGTAATATGTTTCCGACGCGACGAGCAACCTCTTTATGTCCTAGATAGAAAGGGCTAAACATGGCTTTTCCAATGGGAATGTTTTTGATATTATCAACTTCGTAATAGAAGGTAAGATTAAGGGTATCAAAATATATTCCATTGTTTAtattagggtttttaagttttaggtCATAATGGATTGTGTCATTGTGGTTTAAGGAAGAAGAAATTTTGGTAGTTTTGAGTGTATAAACATCAAATTCTTCAATGGAACAAGTAGGGTTTGAGTGTTTGAGGAAAATCACAAGTAGAATTATGGTTATTGTTAGTGAAAATATGCAACCAAAGAAGGTACCTTTTTTGGCCTTTGTCATTGGTTATAATCAAATGGATTAAAGGGTAGTTAGAAATTGTATTGTATTCTATGAAATGTCATGTGTTATGTTTTAATAAGTgtcttggtttattttattttgaatatgtTCTTTCTTTGATAGTACTCTTAGGGATACCAATCTTGCATCTGCATAGAATTAAAGAATAGTTTAAgggaaaaagttttttttaaagttaatatataTTCTACATGAAGTTAATGTGTGAAACAAGAACATAGGAAAGTTTCATTTTGGGTGGTGACTTACATAATAATTATCACAgattgtatgagacggtctcattatgaaacACTTtccatatataaattaaatagtccaactagtataattattattagcTATAAACTCTTTATTTTAAGGTCGTTCATAATAGAACGACTCTATGACTAACTTGCTTGAGAAGGGAGCTAGTGCATTGGAAAGTTGCTTGAGCAAGCATGATAATGTGAGCCTTGGTGAGCAACTTATAATAATGGCAAGAAACTAATTCAagcaaaagcttaagttgacgATTGAGGTCCTAGGATATGTTATAAACTCTAACAgttccaaaatacttgcacCAAACACATTTTTGCCCAATCCAATGCGTTTGTTGGTTTGTTTATATCTAAAGttacacataattaaaaattataaaaaaattgatattatgaaaatatgagaCGCGACAAACATGTTAACTATTGGTTCAAAAGTTTGTTTTTGGTGCAAGTAATATACATCGGataaaatattgttattattatttaaaaaaaaaaataaaccgtTAAAATATTACCGCTATACTTTCCAAGTGtcaattttttatcattttaataaatttcgtatttattttttgttttatctaGCTCTACAAAATCATCCACTTATTGCCAATAATCTACCATCATATCCAGTACCTAAATACTAAATTTGTAACATAGAGTAACTAAACTTGTAGTCTTCTTTACCTATGCTTATAGTTATCCAACTCCAAATCGTGGGAGCATCTAACCCGAATCTGCTATCCAACATAATAATGGTAGAAGGAATTGATCATTCTCAAGAATGTATAGAATGTGGTCAGTTATGCGACCCTATTATTCCTTCTTGTGATTACATTTATCCTATTGGATTCCAATGTGTCttaataatagaagaaaaactACGTATTATAGTCCAACAATATTGTTTTTAGTCAAACCAAAAGGTTGGAGCATAAATTAATGAtgcttttataaattattaataccttgttttttgttttgttgtgCTTCTtgtgtttattttcttttaatatagaTTAggtttagaaaaaattaaaaataaaaggagcAATAATAATCAACAGTTCATCATCTAAAAACTGTGTTACGATATCAACGTGGAAAGCTCTTAACTTACGAGCTTTCCATTTTCACTTTATAACACTTACACttatttattaatcaatttactctaattattaacatacatatatatcagCTCCTATTACCATTCGAGATTGTTTAGTCTTTCGGGTGGATCTGATCCCAAATCTCACTCCTATAACAAGCATCCACCCGATATATATCATGGGTTTATTGGTACCATCTTCCCATCACACTCTAGCTCGAAAATTGCCAACACaatgaataatttcaaaactatgATGGTAATCTTAGAATATCTTAACATATTTCGAAACTCAGCGATCAACTTAAAATTTTAGTTGAATAGATTTTTTGACATTGTATAAAAGTCAAACGCTAATAAGAAAACACAACTATGTTGTTTAGGTACATATGAACTGTAACTTAAGGCTCTACTAACTACTAATTCTActataacataaaaaataaataaataaaaaataataaaaaaactttttaataaACTTCTATTAAAAAGCTATTATGATGGAGTATGAGTTTTGGACCTAATCAAaagtgtttaaatggttaattATGTCCCACATATCTTATAATCCATAAATAAAAGGCCTAACGAATTATTGGTTGAATACAACAAGATCTAATTGAGTCCAAGTCTCATGTCTGGCCCAAAATGTTCAAATCATTCAAGACAATCTTTCACATCTGTTCAACCGGTAAAAatatcagctagtctcttgagagacacTCTTCTTGAAAGACGTATTTTAAATCCaactcattaaaaattaatgtctacttatcatatttttaatgcccacttacattatccttaatgcttacttacagtGTCCTTGAATGTTCAAATCATTCAAGACAATCTTTCacatcttaaatgtctacttatatcattcttaatactacttataatattttaaaaaatatataatgaatgGGCTCAATTGAAGatggtttctcaaagagaccgtctctcacaaaaatttgtgtaaaaatatattacgaatttattattatgtataGAATAACTATTATAGTTATTTGGTTTCGAATTATAATAGACTAAAATAGAGTTACTCATTAAATCATTTGTACTTCTTATCTATATGAAGTTGCACAATATATTTGCTACTAAAAATGAATcgaaaaaaaacaactttattAGTTATATCATTTATAAGGACACGATTGGATACATACAACCATTTCAAATCTCAAAATTTACCTAATAACACtggataattaaaatttatagtaaaaaatttgttattaaaaaGCTAAAGAGAGAAAATATAGAAATTTACTTAAAATGATTTCCTAGTCAACATAGCAAGATGGAATGATATAATTTacttcaaaattacaaaaatagatTAATccataaaaatctaaaattctCAATTATCAATTCTCACCCCTTATAAAAGGATTAATTTCAAATTACCAAAATAGAATGAAActtaaaaatcctaaaatgCCCAACACCATAACGTTACAACCACTACTATTCCAAGCTTTTGAAGTAAACTTAATccccttcttcttcctcttaatCAAACTCCCCGTTTCATCAACCAACAACACAGCACTCAAATCCAAACGATGTCGTTTCGTTTTCCAAAACAAAATCTTATACCTTACAGACGTATTAAGCTCAACTCTAAACGACGCCGTTGTGGCAGTATCATTTTCCCATTTCACCCCTTTACCACCATCAATGGTGGCAATACGATGCGTTTTCTTTCCATGTCCTTGATAAAAATCTTTAAACGTAGCGTTTCCAAGCAAAACAGAGGTTTGATTAAGCTTATAATAAAAAGTAAGATTAAGAGTATCATAATAAATACCCTTATCTTTATTATCCTTATTATTGAGCTTTAAATCATAACGAATggtatgattattattattattgttggatATAATGGAGGAATTTGCGGTTTTGTTTAGGGCAAAAACGGTGAAGTTTTCGATTGAACATGTGGGTGAGTTGACTCGGAGACTTAGCCATAAAAATAAGGTTGTTAAACCCGATGTGAAGATTAATCTGCAGCAACATCCACAGCAACTTTGTTCTTCTGCTGCCATTGGTGGTTTTCAGGGGGAGTTCTGGGTGGTTTTAGGGAATTCTGGGTGGTTAGCAGGGGATTTCTGGATGGTTTACCGGTGAAGGATGTatgggttttgttttgtttgttaaataGATGATtcaaatgggtaaaaataatgAACTAAAGATGGGGTTTGATTTGAACATGTTTGAATTTCTATGGAATGGAAGGGGATGGGGTCACTGATCATGAACTCATGATACTATAATACGCGCTTAGATTATTATACAGATTATTACACAACTTCACGGTCCACCCGTTGTAAAAGATTCTGAGCACGTTTAATATATTTAACTGTATAGAACTCCAATAAATTTAAgactttaatattaaattattatttagtatatagagTATAAGTGTATGAAGAttcaaaattatttgaaaaatattataattttaaacattGCGCAGTACTAAATGAATCCAATGTATGTTCAACTCTTGCAATAGTTTGTAAACTATCCCATCCGATTCAGAGTAATTGtcccttttatttatttagcaAATTCATatcaattgtcccatttttttttgtcaatggttttttacctaaatatccttagttcacacacgtaattacgaaaaTACCTTTACTTTTACTACTTATCCAATTAATATAATCACTTAAAATACCCAAACTACCATCTTTTAAGTGGACCACATCTCAttcttaatatccgtgcccaatCAAATAGGAAAATTAGGAGTATTAAAAATTACCTACTTGTGTGTGATCAGTACTGTAAGTAACGAAGACCAAATGAGGATTTAGTCTTGCCCAATGCTAACGCGCTTGTTTAAGTTTTGAATATTGATAGTGTCCTTGTAAGTTGTACCCAATTGGAGCTCTCTACATAAACTATGCTTTGACATTATATCTTACTTTCTTCTTTGTAATAGTATCACTTTCTTTCTTTTAGTTTCgtcaataaaattattttttcttttccttttagcTAAGGGATacgaaaataataaaaaaaagaattaattcattttataaAAATCGTTGTTCGATTCTTCCTACCCCTTCCATGACCCTGTAAGTGATGATAATTATGAGGCACGAAAATAACAAGTAAAGAAAATTAATTCTTCtaaaaattgttgtttaattttttttttccccttCTAGCCCTTTCTCTCAACCTACCATTTATCGTAAGTTTGACTTaacatgaataatacaaatattGTGTAATGATTTTAAGGTCATAAGTTCAAATGTTCAATTTTGTCATTTAATGAGACAAGCTCTAAACTTCATACTTTATTACTTCTTGTATTTGCCCAATTTTTAATATCAATGTTTTTATCAACTTTTCAATACTATTAGAACTCTCAATATAGTGGAAATCAGTGTCGTTCTTGATATTTCAAGAGCCCtaggaaaaatataaaaatggagccccttttataatatttcaaaatataatttCGCGTCACGAAAATCCAGAAAATTCACATAAAATATGTATTATAAAAGTATTACAAATTATCTTCAAAACAAGCAGTAAAGTGAATTATAATCATTTTCCTTCAATCTTTATTGACTCCATCAATCC
Coding sequences:
- the LOC130818687 gene encoding protein NDR1-like produces the protein MTKAKKGTFFGCIFSLTITIILLVIFLKHSNPTCSIEEFDVYTLKTTKISSSLNHNDTIHYDLKLKNPNINNGIYFDTLNLTFYYEVDNIKNIPIGKAMFSPFYLGHKEVARRVGNILPKVVKWNHVKPPLMFRVELVTMVRYKSSIWKKKSHLVVGANLEVDDHGSLVNGKHNKGVVLKSKGTRNSNGQFGCVCMLLGILVFIW
- the LOC130818319 gene encoding protein NDR1-like, which codes for MAAEEQSCCGCCCRLIFTSGLTTLFLWLSLRVNSPTCSIENFTVFALNKTANSSIISNNNNNNHTIRYDLKLNNKDNKDKGIYYDTLNLTFYYKLNQTSVLLGNATFKDFYQGHGKKTHRIATIDGGKGVKWENDTATTASFRVELNTSVRYKILFWKTKRHRLDLSAVLLVDETGSLIKRKKKGIKFTSKAWNSSGCNVMVLGILGFLSFILFW